The Planctomycetaceae bacterium genome contains the following window.
ATCGAGCCGGGCACTTTCTTGGCCAGTGCGGCGGCGCGGTCGCTGTTGGCGTCGGCCACCGCCACGCGGGCGCCCATATCGGACAGCGCGGCGGCGTACTCGCTGCCGAGCATGCCGGCCCCGCCGGTGATGATCACGCTTTTGCCCGCAACGTCGAAGCGATTCTTAGACATGCACGTCTCTCCTCTGTTGTGCGGCCTCTTTGACAGCCAAGGCGATCTTCAGCGCCGCAATGCCGTCGTCCAGACCGCAGCGGGGGCTCTGGGCGCCATCGATGCATAGCAGAAAATGCTTCATTTCGTCGAGGAACATCGTGTTTCGCTCGAAGCCTTCTGGGACGGCATGCGTCGTCCAGCTCTGGGGTCCTGCGCGATACAACCGCGCCGTGCCATCCGCGTTGTCCCAAGCCAGCGTGCCCTCGCGCCCGACGATCGTCAGCCAGTGCGCGGTCGGCCGCTGGAGATAGTCCAGGTATACACTCGCCACGGCCCCGCCGGCGAAACGCAGCGACGCCATACAGACGTCCTCGGTATCGGTATCAAGCACGTCGGATCGCGCCGAAGCTGCAACCGATTCCACTTCGCCCAGCATCCAGTGCAGATAATTGAACGGGTGGCACAGGGTCAGCGTAACGCCGCCGCCCAGGTCGGCCCGCGCGCTGTAGCTGTCGCGGTAGTCTTCCCACGGATGCCACTGCGGCAGATACTCGCCCCAATGCGCCTGGGCCGACACCACCGCGCCGATCGCGCCGTCCTTGAGCCATGCCCGGAGTTGGATCAGACCGGGGTGGAACAGAAACTGAAAGCCGACCAGCACGGCCAGTCGATTGGCCCGCACGACCTGCGACAACGCGTCGACCCCTTCCGGCGAATGCGAGAGGGGCTTTTCAATCAACAGATGGCAGCCCGCCTGGGCCGCCTGAAGCGCCACGGGAAGATGCAGTGAAGTGGGGTTGCTGACGATGACCGCCTGCGGACGCTTGGCAAGGCCTGCGGCCAGGTCGTGTACCGTCGGCAGGGCAGACAATTCATCGTCGGCCATCGTGCTCTTGCCGCTACGGTAGAGCACGATGTTGCGATGTCCCAGCGACTGGAGATTCCGCAGATGGCGCCGGCCGATGCTGCCCAGGCCGGCAATCAGGATAGGGCGTGTGGGATCAGGCAAATTAGGTTCCGGGAGTCTCGGCGGCGGCCTTGGGCTGCGTGTGCAGCGCCGTCAGGATCAGTTCGCACACTTCTCGCACGGCGCCGTGGCCTCCCAGGCGGGTGCAGACGTACATGACCTGCGTGGCGGTCTTGCCCGGCGCATCGGCGGGGCAGGCGGAAAGCCCCGCCTGGGCGAGCACCGCCTGATCGTTGACATCGTCGCCTACGTAAGCGAGCTGCGGCCAATCCAGCCCGTGCTGCGCCAGCAGCGCTGCGACGGCAGTGACTTTATCCTTGACGCCCAGCAGGCAGTCTTCGATCTGGAGCTTTCGCGCGCGGGCGGCCACAATGGGGCTGTTCTCGCTGGTGCAGATCGCCACGGCGATTCCGGCCTTGCGCAGCAGCAGCAGGCCCATGGCATCGCGGGTATCGAATCGTTTGAGCTCTTCGCCTTGGGCGGAGTAGTACATCCCGCCGTCGGTGAGCGTACCGTCCACATCGACGCAGATGAGCTTCACGCGCCGCGAGGCTGCTTCGAGATCCGCCGCCGAGGCCTTGCTCATGCCCGGGCCTCGCCCGACGAACGGTTCCACTTGAGCTTCTTGCGCTGGGGCAGCTCGATCGGGGCGATATCCACCGGCCGCCGCTGAAGGGCGTCGGCGATCTGGCGGTTGTTTCGTACGACCCTTCGCATGCCGTCGGGCTCGAGGCTGGCGGCGTGATCGGTGCCCTTCCACGTCCGGTCGAGAGTGAAGTGCCGCTCAACCCAATCGGCCCCGAGCGTGAACGCCGCGATATCGGCGCCGATACCGTTGTGGTGCCCGCTGTAGCCGATGGCCTTGACCGTGCCGCCGTACGTCTCGATGAGGCGTTGGATCTCCTGCAGGTACAGGTTCTCAAATGGAACCGGATAGCCGGACGTGCAGTGGTAGACCACGGTATCCTTGAGACGATCGTGACGGTTGATGAAATCGACGATGTGCTCTTCTTCCTTGCGCGTCGTCATGCCCAGGGCGATGTGGATCTCGCCGCTGTACTCCTGGCACAGCATCGCCAACAGATCGTCCCAGGTGTTGCAGGCCGAGGGCACCTTGATGAGCTTGGGATCCAGCGAGATGATCTCCCGCGCGCTGGTCAGGTCCCAGACGCTGGAGGAATAGATCACGCCATAGCTTTCGCAGACGGCCTTGAGGTCGCGATGGATCGCCACGTCGAACTCGAGGAACTCGCGATGCTTGCCATACGTGTCGCCATAGCTGTTGGCGGGGTTGGGGTGCGGGGCGTTGTATTCCTGAGGCGTCAGACATTCCTTGATGCATCGCTTCTGGAACTTCACGACATCGACCTTGCAGAACTGGGCGGCCATCATGATCATCTCTTTGGCCGTCTCGACGCTGCCGCGATGATTCCCCCCGATCTCTGCCACAACCTTCGGAATACGTTTTTGTACCGTCATGGGTGCCCTTCCTTCGCTCCATGTGGAGATTAAGATACCGCCAACGCGCTTTCCACGAGTTCACAGATGACGTGATAAATAACCGTCGAGACTTCCTGCACGCGCGGGGTCTGGTCGGACGGAACGTCCAGCAGGATGTCCGCCAGGGCGGCGGACTGACCGCCGCCGCGGCCGGTCAGGGCGATCGTCGTCAGGCCCATCGCCTTGGCCTGCTTCATCGCGGCGATCACGCTCGGGGCGTTGCCCGAGGTGCTCAGAGCGATGGCCACGTCGCCGCTCTTGGCGTTGGCCTCGAGCTGCCGCGCGAACACGCTCTGATAGCCGAAATCATTGGCCAACGCCGTCAGGACCGAGCTGTTGACCGTCAGCGCCTCGGCCTTGAGGGCGCGGCGGTTCTTGAGGAACCGCCCCACCAGCTCGCCGGCCATGTGCTGGGCGTCGGCGGCCGATCCGCCGTTGCCGAACAGGAACACGCCGCCGCCGCTGCGATAGGCGGCGATGATGGCGTCGGCAGCCGCGGCGATGCGCGTGGCCAAGTGCTCCGGCGTCAGGCGAGCCAGAGCAGCGGACTCTTCAAACCGCTGTCGGATTATTCGTTCATCGCAGTTCACGTGTGGTTGCGTCTGGATAGACTCCGTCCCCGTCGGGCGCACCCGAAAGCTCTTGTCTACCGCGTCCAGGCGGGGGATACCTGCATTCATTCCGCCGGGAAGCGGCAAAAGTTCGGCTATCCGTGAAATACTTTCCTGTCGAAATCCGTACTTGATTGTAACATCGGCACTTCCGTCGACAAACTGAACCCGATTCGCAACAAGGATGAGAGGTATCCCGAGGCCGTGGAGAAGCCTCCAGAGTCCATGCACTATGGGGGAAACGGCAAACCAATGAAGACCACCATCGACCGTTTCTTGCACAGGAATCTTCCTCTTCTGGGCTGTGCATGGCGTCGTCGGCCACGGCGGGGATAGCCGACCATGTTGCGGCCGTAACGGCAGACAGTTCGATGGTCTGTTGGCGCGTTGAGGAAACCAACTGGCCTCACATCGTCGGGGTGGTGGACGGCCCCGCATCACCGGGGCAGATCGGAGTCTTCGGAAGCCTCTGCGACCGGACCTGTCCAGGACACGGCCGCAGGCGGGGTGTTCGGCGGCTTTCTATCGCCATTGCCGCCCGACAGTCCGATCTTGCGACGAATGCCGTCAGCTATGCCGCCGAATCGCTTCTTGTCTTCCTTGTCAAAGCCGACCCACCAGCACAGGGGAATCCACGCCAAGACGACCATGGCGGCGCAGGCCAGCAGCGGCACAAGCGTCTGGGGATTCACGGTCAGGCGAAGACCAACCGCCACGGCCGACAGAACCAGCAGCACCCACAGCGGCTGCGCATAGGCCTGTCGAAAGTACTCCCGCACCGGAAGCCCTGCCACCCTTGCGGTATGGACGGCGATGATCGGCCGCATGATGTACTGCATCACCACTGTCGGGACAATGACGCCAAGGGGCCCCAGCGGCGTAAAGCCGGCCAGGAAGACCGAAGCTAGAATATTGATGATCCCTGAGACGGTGCTGAGCTTGGTCGCGAAGCCCAGCCGATTCATACCTATCAGGACTGCCCACTGCGTTCCGCCGGCATAGTTGCCAAGGTAGACCAGCGACCAACCAACCATGAACCAGGCAGCGACATGATAGTCATCACCGAGTTTTCCCCCCATCCACACTCTCATGATCGGATCGGCAAAGACGCCGAGCATCACGCAGGTGGCTATGCCCATCAGAAACGTGTATTTGGTGCCGCGCACCAGCAGCGCGTGCAGCCGTTCCTTGTGGCCGATGGAATGGTACCGAGTGGCCAGCGTATCCAACTGATTGCGGAACCCGCCGATAACCTGCTCAGCCATCATCGGCAGCGACATTCCCGGGGTATACAGCGTTACGCCCGCCGGAGAAAAGAAATACGAGATGACGATCGGGTCACTGCGGACGCTGATGAATCGCATCAGGTTGAAGATGAACATTTTTCCCCCGAGGGAGAACAGTTCACCGAAAGCATCTCGCCGGACGTAGACCGGGCTGATCCGCATGGCCGGCCAGATGTGCCAAGCCGCCCACGCCCGCACCAGCGTCATGGCGACCAGGATGCCCGCCGAAATCAGCGCGTAAGCCATCAGGCCAGCATGCGTGACGCTCAGGATCGGAAACAGCAGCGCCGCCGTCAAAATCACATCAACGATGCCGATGCCATTGCGAATATCAAAGCGGTTGTTGCTGACGATCGTGGAATTGAACACGGGGTTGACGAAAGACAGCACCATCGACGTGCTGCCGTAGACTCGCAAGAGGAAGAGGGCCTGGTCCCACAGCGCCGCCGGCACATTGAATGCCCGGGCGATCTGCGGCGCCAGCACCACCACCAGTCCGCCCAGGAACACTCCCAGCGACAGATAGATCAGCATCGCCGTGCTGGCAACTTCGTTATAGCGGCGGTAATTCTTGACCGCGACATGCACCGCCAGCGTGCGGCTCAGGGCCGCCCGAAGACCCAAATCCACCAGTTCGCTAAACCCGATTAGAACCCCCACCAAGGCCACTATTCCATAACCGTCCTTGCCCAGTTCCCCGACCAGGAACGGGAGCAAGAACATATGCATCAAGCCCCTCGTGCCTTGATATATCCATGAACTGGCGGTATTGACGCCGATCCGTTTGGCTGTACTCACGGCCTCACCTTGAAACTGCTTTCCCACACATTATTTGCAAGTATTGCCGTATTGCCCCGACTGTTCCCCATATTCTTCTCCAAATCAAGTGGCGCTTATAGGGGTTCAGTGTCAAAACGGCCTTGAGATATTGCCGGACGATACTCAAACAGGAACCCGCCAGCATCTTGAGCATTCGGAAGCGCCCGGGGCGGGCTGAATCATAAAATTCCATGGCCGATTGCCTTCCGCGATCAAAAGCGCTGCGCCTGAAGTACCGCCAATTCGCTCGAGAACCCGAGATATGCTGCACTTTCACATCAGGGTCGTAGATCACCGTGCCCCCACGTGCCAGCACCGCGCGGATTGCGGCGTCCTCTTCCCCTGCAAAAAGCGTTTTGCCGGTGCGGCCCATCGCAGGGCTGAACCCCCCAATCTCTTCAAGTGCGGCCTTTCGGAAGGCAAGGTTAAGACCGAAGATCCCAGAAGTAACGGGCTTGCGAACAGGGCCTAGGTCCACTCGCGACAGCCAGATCTCAAATTTCGGCCCCATCCAGACAGGGGCAGGTCCATCGAGAAGCAGATCGGCCCGTCCGCCAATAATATCGGCACGCGTTTCATTGAAAGACGTATCGAGGTTGCGCAACCAGTGTCGATCGAGCAACACGTCGTCATCGAGAAATGCAACGATATCGCCCTTCGATTCGGCGATACCCCGATTTCGTGCATGCGAGAGCCCTTGCTGGGGCTCAAGCACATAACGTACATGCGGATCGGACATGAAAGGCTCGATCACCTTGGCGGTGTCATCGCGCGAGTTGTTGTCCACCACGATCAGTTCGTAGTCCAAAGCTTGCATCGCTTCCTGTGCAAGAAAACTCTCCACCGCCTGGCGAAGCAATGGGGCCCGATTAAATGTACAGATCACGACCGAGATCATTGCGCGAACCTTAAAAAAGACCGTTCCGATTGTAACAGAGCGTCTTGGCGATACACTACCATTTTCAACCGTACCCCTCGTGTTGCCCAAATCGCTTGAAAGGTTTCCCAAAGCTTGATCCTATTTTGTCCGACTAATATAGTTATTGATCTCAATCCGACGCGGAGCGCTCCATGGGTATCTTGTCGAAGGAAGTCCCCGTAACCCCCCCGCTTGCCAGCCAGAAGCGTTGCCGGATCTATCTCTATCATGGCTCGGGATGGGGCAATGCCGGCGACAGCGCCCAGATGCTTTGCGCCCTGGAACGCCTGGAGCGAATGATACCCGATGCCGAAGTGGTGGTGGCGAAAGTCTACGCTGTTGACGATACGCAGCTCTATCGCGACCGCCCCATCGGCATCGGAATAAGCCCGTTTCTGCACAAGCCCCTGCCGCCGATCATACGGTCGGTGATGGCTTTATGGCGCCGTATCCCGCTGCTGGGGCGGCTTCATTCTGTTGTCATGTGGCATGTGCTGTCGTCTCGTGGGCGGAGGCTGGTATGGGCTGCCGCTATCGCCCGCCGCACCGGACGGGTCCCGCTCCTGAATGCCAAGGGGCGGGAGTTCGTGCGGCTTATCGCTTCCAGCGACGCCGTGTATTGTTCCGGAGGCGGCAACCTTAACGACAAATGGCTGACGAGCGAGTTGGTGCCCCGGTGTACCCTGTATCGCGTCGCGCACGCCTTGCGAAAACCCCTGATCGTCTCGGGGCAGGGTATCGGCCCGCTGAAAAGCCGCAAGGGCGAGGCCCTACTGGCCAGGAGCATGCGCTGGGCCAGGATCATCGGTTGCCGGGACTTCTCCGAGTCGCGCGACCTGCTGCTGAAGCTGGGGCTGGAACAAAGCAAGCCTGTATCGCTGGGAGATGACGCTACGGACCTGCGAGTCTCCCCCCCTCAACGCATCCGGGAGATTCTCCAGGCCGAAGCCGTCACCGACGATGGCAAGCCTCTGGTTGCAGTTCACGTGCGCTTGCATACGTTTCCGCAGGATTTTCGAAAGCATGAGTCGGTGACGCGCTATGTGCAGACGCTCGATGCCATGATCGAGGAACTGGATTGCCGGCTGCTCTTTATTCCCATCACCTACGCCAGGGCCAAAGCCTATGACCAGGATATGGGCGACGCTTTTGAGATCTTCACGCGGCTGAAAAACAGGAACAGATGTCATTTCATCTGCCGCGAAGCGTACAGCCCTCCAGACATGAAGGGCGTCGTCGCCGCCTGCAAGCTCGTTGTCGCTTTCAGTTATCACGCGTGGGTGTTCGGGATGACCTCCGGCGTGCCGGCATTGGGATTGTTCTTCGGCGACTATTTCCGCCTCAAGGCCGAAGGCTTCTTCGCCTGGTACGACCGCCGGCAGTGGGCGATCAACATCCAGTCAATCCAAAAGGAATCCTTTCTGGAGATGATCAGAGAGATCATGGGCAACTACGATTGTCACCGTCGTCACCTGCTCGATGTGACGCAGGAAATGAGCCGATCCGTGCAGATGCCGGCGCAGATGCTTCGTGACGCCTTACAGCAGGACGGCAGCCCCGCGGGTTGCTGACTCGGCCTCGTCAACGGCGTCCGACGAGCCTCTTAACGCCCTTTCGTGCCAAGCTGGCCATCCTACGCATCTTCTTGTGCGCCCAATACAACCGGTTGTGCAGCAGAATCCACGGGCGCATCGCTCGCAAGAAACGATCCAGAGTTGGATCATCCTGATACCGGTAGAACATCTTCCGGCTGCGCCGCTTGAGTTGCATGCGCAGCCGCTGGATCAACCGGTTGAACAACGGCAGCGAAGTGCGGGAGGGCGCCACGCGCTTCCTAGGCATCCACTGCTTCCTGCGACGTGCCAAGTAGAGCCGGTATGCCAATCCCTGGCGCCTATGGCGCAGCCCACCGGCCTGAGACTCAATCACCCTCTCCACTTCAATGGGCGAGACATTCAGGGCGCCTTTTCCCGCGGCGACCACGATCCGCTCCAGCAGTTCCGGGTTGCGACAAATCACGATATTCGTGCCCCGATCGTCCTGCGCGTATTCAGGCAGCCAAGCGTCTCCAACGGAGACGTCGGCTGTCTCTGACAAAACGTCATCACAGCAATCGCAGGCGTCCAGCATGAAGAAGTTCAGGCTCCAATTGCCGCCGACAACATCTAAGGAACGAATCTCTCTGGAGAGCGTCTCTTGCCCTTGGCATGTCTTGACCTCGAAGGCATAGTCCCAGGCATTCCTCCCGGGAATGGACTTTCGGAAATCCACCGTCTTGATGGCATCATCGCAAACCCCGCAGGTTCGCGAAAGATACTGAGCGAACTGGCGAGTCTTCAGATGCCCGCAGAACAGACCGATGGTATAGGCGATACGCTTGTTCAAGATTGGATCGGCCAAGCATGCCAATCGGATCGCCTTGACAAAGCAGGGCAAGCCCACAAACACCACTCGCTCTGATCCGGATCGTATCCGTGGGATCACCTGCGACAACTCAACTGGATAGTAGCGGCTCTTGCGGCACTGCTCTATCTCCTCGGCCGTGCGAATAATCTTGTACTCAAACAGGCGGTCCGGCGATGGGCCTGGGCCGACACATACCGCGGCGTCAACAGCCTTGCTCTTGAGAAGATCCTGGACCAGCCATGTTATGATCCCGCCCGACGTTGAGGCCGCTCGCTGCGCCTCGTCAGCTACGGCCCCTGCAAACGATCTGATGAAATATCCCGTCTCGCGACGGTGTTGAATCCCCGGGACACTTCCGAAGAGACGGCGGGCAATCGTGTCCTCGTCTTCGCCTTGATCTCCGAATGGACAAACCGCAAGGCCTTGGAGATTGCGGGCCTGGCTTGGGGCGTCCTTGCCGGATGCACGAGCCGCATAACTGCCGAATGCGTCGCAACCGATCTGCCAATGTTCGGGAAACATCCCGGCACAGAGTCCGCACCCGACGCAC
Protein-coding sequences here:
- a CDS encoding Gfo/Idh/MocA family oxidoreductase, with the translated sequence MPDPTRPILIAGLGSIGRRHLRNLQSLGHRNIVLYRSGKSTMADDELSALPTVHDLAAGLAKRPQAVIVSNPTSLHLPVALQAAQAGCHLLIEKPLSHSPEGVDALSQVVRANRLAVLVGFQFLFHPGLIQLRAWLKDGAIGAVVSAQAHWGEYLPQWHPWEDYRDSYSARADLGGGVTLTLCHPFNYLHWMLGEVESVAASARSDVLDTDTEDVCMASLRFAGGAVASVYLDYLQRPTAHWLTIVGREGTLAWDNADGTARLYRAGPQSWTTHAVPEGFERNTMFLDEMKHFLLCIDGAQSPRCGLDDGIAALKIALAVKEAAQQRRDVHV
- a CDS encoding HAD family hydrolase — translated: MEPFVGRGPGMSKASAADLEAASRRVKLICVDVDGTLTDGGMYYSAQGEELKRFDTRDAMGLLLLRKAGIAVAICTSENSPIVAARARKLQIEDCLLGVKDKVTAVAALLAQHGLDWPQLAYVGDDVNDQAVLAQAGLSACPADAPGKTATQVMYVCTRLGGHGAVREVCELILTALHTQPKAAAETPGT
- a CDS encoding N-acetylneuraminate synthase family protein, translated to MTVQKRIPKVVAEIGGNHRGSVETAKEMIMMAAQFCKVDVVKFQKRCIKECLTPQEYNAPHPNPANSYGDTYGKHREFLEFDVAIHRDLKAVCESYGVIYSSSVWDLTSAREIISLDPKLIKVPSACNTWDDLLAMLCQEYSGEIHIALGMTTRKEEEHIVDFINRHDRLKDTVVYHCTSGYPVPFENLYLQEIQRLIETYGGTVKAIGYSGHHNGIGADIAAFTLGADWVERHFTLDRTWKGTDHAASLEPDGMRRVVRNNRQIADALQRRPVDIAPIELPQRKKLKWNRSSGEARA
- a CDS encoding SIS domain-containing protein, producing MNCDERIIRQRFEESAALARLTPEHLATRIAAAADAIIAAYRSGGGVFLFGNGGSAADAQHMAGELVGRFLKNRRALKAEALTVNSSVLTALANDFGYQSVFARQLEANAKSGDVAIALSTSGNAPSVIAAMKQAKAMGLTTIALTGRGGGQSAALADILLDVPSDQTPRVQEVSTVIYHVICELVESALAVS
- a CDS encoding oligosaccharide flippase family protein, which produces MSTAKRIGVNTASSWIYQGTRGLMHMFLLPFLVGELGKDGYGIVALVGVLIGFSELVDLGLRAALSRTLAVHVAVKNYRRYNEVASTAMLIYLSLGVFLGGLVVVLAPQIARAFNVPAALWDQALFLLRVYGSTSMVLSFVNPVFNSTIVSNNRFDIRNGIGIVDVILTAALLFPILSVTHAGLMAYALISAGILVAMTLVRAWAAWHIWPAMRISPVYVRRDAFGELFSLGGKMFIFNLMRFISVRSDPIVISYFFSPAGVTLYTPGMSLPMMAEQVIGGFRNQLDTLATRYHSIGHKERLHALLVRGTKYTFLMGIATCVMLGVFADPIMRVWMGGKLGDDYHVAAWFMVGWSLVYLGNYAGGTQWAVLIGMNRLGFATKLSTVSGIINILASVFLAGFTPLGPLGVIVPTVVMQYIMRPIIAVHTARVAGLPVREYFRQAYAQPLWVLLVLSAVAVGLRLTVNPQTLVPLLACAAMVVLAWIPLCWWVGFDKEDKKRFGGIADGIRRKIGLSGGNGDRKPPNTPPAAVSWTGPVAEASEDSDLPR
- a CDS encoding glycosyltransferase family A protein, translated to MISVVICTFNRAPLLRQAVESFLAQEAMQALDYELIVVDNNSRDDTAKVIEPFMSDPHVRYVLEPQQGLSHARNRGIAESKGDIVAFLDDDVLLDRHWLRNLDTSFNETRADIIGGRADLLLDGPAPVWMGPKFEIWLSRVDLGPVRKPVTSGIFGLNLAFRKAALEEIGGFSPAMGRTGKTLFAGEEDAAIRAVLARGGTVIYDPDVKVQHISGSRANWRYFRRSAFDRGRQSAMEFYDSARPGRFRMLKMLAGSCLSIVRQYLKAVLTLNPYKRHLIWRRIWGTVGAIRQYLQIMCGKAVSR
- a CDS encoding polysaccharide pyruvyl transferase family protein, whose protein sequence is MGILSKEVPVTPPLASQKRCRIYLYHGSGWGNAGDSAQMLCALERLERMIPDAEVVVAKVYAVDDTQLYRDRPIGIGISPFLHKPLPPIIRSVMALWRRIPLLGRLHSVVMWHVLSSRGRRLVWAAAIARRTGRVPLLNAKGREFVRLIASSDAVYCSGGGNLNDKWLTSELVPRCTLYRVAHALRKPLIVSGQGIGPLKSRKGEALLARSMRWARIIGCRDFSESRDLLLKLGLEQSKPVSLGDDATDLRVSPPQRIREILQAEAVTDDGKPLVAVHVRLHTFPQDFRKHESVTRYVQTLDAMIEELDCRLLFIPITYARAKAYDQDMGDAFEIFTRLKNRNRCHFICREAYSPPDMKGVVAACKLVVAFSYHAWVFGMTSGVPALGLFFGDYFRLKAEGFFAWYDRRQWAINIQSIQKESFLEMIREIMGNYDCHRRHLLDVTQEMSRSVQMPAQMLRDALQQDGSPAGC
- a CDS encoding Coenzyme F420 hydrogenase/dehydrogenase, beta subunit C-terminal domain, whose translation is MGLDKSADSVLSRVEAHACVGCGLCAGMFPEHWQIGCDAFGSYAARASGKDAPSQARNLQGLAVCPFGDQGEDEDTIARRLFGSVPGIQHRRETGYFIRSFAGAVADEAQRAASTSGGIITWLVQDLLKSKAVDAAVCVGPGPSPDRLFEYKIIRTAEEIEQCRKSRYYPVELSQVIPRIRSGSERVVFVGLPCFVKAIRLACLADPILNKRIAYTIGLFCGHLKTRQFAQYLSRTCGVCDDAIKTVDFRKSIPGRNAWDYAFEVKTCQGQETLSREIRSLDVVGGNWSLNFFMLDACDCCDDVLSETADVSVGDAWLPEYAQDDRGTNIVICRNPELLERIVVAAGKGALNVSPIEVERVIESQAGGLRHRRQGLAYRLYLARRRKQWMPRKRVAPSRTSLPLFNRLIQRLRMQLKRRSRKMFYRYQDDPTLDRFLRAMRPWILLHNRLYWAHKKMRRMASLARKGVKRLVGRR